The following DNA comes from Fibrobacter sp. UWP2.
GGCAAGGACAAGAAGGGCAATACCGCAGTCGGTTATTACGACATGTTCTTCAAGAAGGGCTGTTCTGCCGGTAACTGCATTGCCGAAAAGCTTCAGGCGGGCGATTACGTCGTAATCCAGTTCGGAATCAATGACGTGAACTACAGTACCGAGGATTTCTTCGCTTCCAACATGAAGAATATGGTAAGCGATGTCCGCGCGAAGGGAGCATACCCGATTATCATGAGCCCGATTCGCCGCCTGTATTACGATTCCCCGACGCAGATTCATAACAGCTACCGCGGTTATCCGGCGCTCAACAAGAGCCTCGCCGAGGAACTCAACGTGCCGTTTATCGACATGAGCGAGATGGTCGCGAACTACATGATTTCGGTGGGCGAGCAGTATGCGGCTCAGTTCATCTTCAACTATGCGACCAAGGCAGAATACAGCAACCTGGGCAGTGACCAGACGGACCAGGTGCACTTGCAGATGAACGGTGCGAACGCTTTCGGGCGTATCATTACCGAACAGATGCGTGCGCACAAGGACCCGATTGTGAAAAAGCTCGGCGACTACATGGCGCCCATGTACCAGGTCGAAGTCAAGGTGAGCCCCGAAGGTGCTGCCGATGCGACTTCGATTAACGCCTATTACCCGAAGGGCATGACCGTGATGCTCAAGACTATTCCGAAGAGCGGCAAGAAGTTCTTGGGCTGGTACGACGGTAACGGCAACAAGGTGGGTGCTCCGAGCCGTTCGAACGTGAAGTCTCCCTACATCCATACGTTCGTGATGGGTAGTGCCTCGACGCAGTTCACGGCGGTTTACGAGGGCGGAACGGCGCAGAAGTATACCGGCGATGGTGCTGCGTTAACCGCATTCCCGACCACGACCCCGAAGAGCCTTGACGATGTGACCTTTGTTCCGTTTACCCCGATTGAAGGCAGCACGCAGGATACGGTGAAAATTGACAAGGATATCAAGAAATTCTTTGATGCAAGCACTCCGGATACGGCTGGAATCGGCTGGACTCAGAACGAATGGACTGGCTTTACGGGCGAAGGCTATTACAATCTGGATAATACGAATGCCTCGTTTGCCGCATATAAGGTCAAGTTCCCAGGCGCAGGCTATGTGACGCTAGCGGTGCGCTATGCAAACGGCGGATCGTCGGATCGCATGTTCAATGCCTACCTGGACCATGACTACCTCGTGAGTGCACCGCCGACGGGTGGTTGGGACAAGTGGGATACGGCCTACGTGGTGATGGATGCCCCGCAAGGTGAAGCCGAACTCAAGATCATGTCGCTTACAAGCGATGGCGCTCCGAATCTGGATGCCTTTGGCTTCAGTATCGACGGCGTGTGCCGCGTGAGCGAAGGTTGCCCTGAAGTCAAGGATACTACCGACACTTCGACGACCGGCGTGCGCATGGTGTTTGATGTGGCGAAAGTGAATAAGGGGCCGGTGCGCCTACAGGTAATCAATTTTATGGGCAAGGTCGTGTGGAGCGAGGTCCGTTCAATGCCTCAGGTCCCGCTTGCCGAATACGTGAACGGCTTGGGTCTCCCCAAGGGCAAGTATATCGTGAGGGTTCGGTAAAAAAGGCTCTTGTGTGGCTTGATTGAAAAAAAATGCCGTTTTCAAGCAGAAAACGGCATTTTTTGCTTACTGGGCAACTGTGGACAATTTATTTTGTGGATAATTATTATCTCGTTAAAATTACGTAAAAAACATTGATAATGTGGACTTTTTAATAAAAAATAGTATATATTTAGAATGGACAACGGTTGGTTTGGTTGTTGTCC
Coding sequences within:
- a CDS encoding GDSL-type esterase/lipase family protein; the encoded protein is MGAFSKFWQGAVIASMLAAPAVLAKVTIYMCGDSTMQDWAEGYYPKQGQGQDFHFWFDPTKAAVVNRGQGGMSLGGGGKDKKGNTAVGYYDMFFKKGCSAGNCIAEKLQAGDYVVIQFGINDVNYSTEDFFASNMKNMVSDVRAKGAYPIIMSPIRRLYYDSPTQIHNSYRGYPALNKSLAEELNVPFIDMSEMVANYMISVGEQYAAQFIFNYATKAEYSNLGSDQTDQVHLQMNGANAFGRIITEQMRAHKDPIVKKLGDYMAPMYQVEVKVSPEGAADATSINAYYPKGMTVMLKTIPKSGKKFLGWYDGNGNKVGAPSRSNVKSPYIHTFVMGSASTQFTAVYEGGTAQKYTGDGAALTAFPTTTPKSLDDVTFVPFTPIEGSTQDTVKIDKDIKKFFDASTPDTAGIGWTQNEWTGFTGEGYYNLDNTNASFAAYKVKFPGAGYVTLAVRYANGGSSDRMFNAYLDHDYLVSAPPTGGWDKWDTAYVVMDAPQGEAELKIMSLTSDGAPNLDAFGFSIDGVCRVSEGCPEVKDTTDTSTTGVRMVFDVAKVNKGPVRLQVINFMGKVVWSEVRSMPQVPLAEYVNGLGLPKGKYIVRVR